A window of Bradyrhizobium diazoefficiens genomic DNA:
GACGCGCTCGCCGAGCGCGGCCTTGATCACGGCGATGGTGGCGGCTTCATCGGCGGCCGGCTCGTCCTTCTTCGCTTCATCCGCCTCGTCGACGCGCGGGATCAGGTCGAGATTGAGGTCGCCCTGGCTCAGCGACTTCAGCGGCTTGCCCTCGAACTCCGACGGCATCGAGGTCCAAAACGCGTCGACCGGATCGGACAGCAGCAGCACCTCGATGCCGCGCGCGGTCGCAGCCTCCAGCCGCGGATTGGATTTCAGGCGCTCGATGCTGTCGCCGACGAGATAGTAGATCTCGGTCTGGTTCGGCTTGAAATCGGCAATCACCTGCTTCAGCGACCGCTTCTCGCCTGACGTGGTGGTGAAGCGCGACAGCGCGAGCAGCTTTTCGCGCCGCTCGAAATCCTCGTAGATGCCTTCCTTGAGCACCGCACCAAAAGCGTCCCAGATCCTGGCAAAATTCTCCGGATCCTTCTCGGCGAGGCTTTCGAGCTCGGATACGACCCGCGTCGCCACGGCTTTGCGGATCTGCGCGAGCTGCGGATTGTTCTGGAGCATCTCGCGCGAGATGTTGAGCGGGAGATCCTCGCTGTCGACGACGCCACGGATGAAGCGCAGATAGCCCGGCAACAGATCGGCATCATCGGTGATGAAGACGCGGCGGACGTAAAGCTTCACCCGGCCCTTGCGGTTCGGCTCGAACAGGTCGAATGGCTTGGTCGAGGGCGCGAACAGCAGCACGGCGTAGGAATAGCGGCCCTCCGCGCGGTAATGCAGCGTCATCGCAGGATCATCGAAGGCGGAGGCGATCTGCTGATAGGCCTTCTTGTAGTCCTCTGCGGTCAGCTCGGACTTCGAGCGCTGCCACAGCGCGCTCGCCGAATTGATCTGACGCGGCTCGCCCTCGGCCGGCACGAGCTCGATGGGAAACAGGATGTTGTCGGAATAGGCGCTGACGATGCGCTCGATCTCGTAGGTCTCGAGATATTTCCTGGCATCGTCCTTCAGGTGCAGGACGATCTCGGTGCCGCGCGTCACGCGCGCCGCCTCCTCGTCGCCGGCACGGGCGATCTCGAAACCGGAGCCGCCGGAGGACGTCCAGGTCCAGACGTCGCTCTCGCCGGCGCGGCGGCTGATCACCACGATCTTCTCGGCCACCATGAAGGCGGAATAGAAGCCGACCCCGAACTGGCCGATCAAGCCGAGGCCGTCCTTGGCCTCCTTCAGCTTCGACACGAACGCCTTGGTGCCGGAGCGGGCGATGGTGCCGAGATGGTCGATCAGTTCCTGCCGCTCCATGCCGATGCCGTTGTCGGCGATGGCGAGCGTTCCGGCCGTCTTGTTCGGGATGATGCGGATCCTGAGCGCCTCGCCGTCGCCCAGCAGCGCGGGACTTGCGATCGCCTCGTAGCGCAGCTTGTCGCAGGCGTCGGAGGCGTTGGAGACGAGCTCGCGCAGGAAGATGTCGGTCTCGGAATAGACGGAGTGCACCATGAGGTGCAAGAGCTCGGAAACCTCGGCCTGGAAGGGCTGCGTATGCACAGCCGTATCTGACGTCGTCATGCGTTTACCCGGTCAAAATGAAGGGGAGAAACCCGGGATATAACGCGAACGTACAGGGGATCAAGTGGACATGAACAATCGTCCTTCCGGCGGAAGGACGCCTTGTCCGGGGGTGGGGAAATCAGGTCACGCAACGACCGGGCTGGAGCAGCTTTGCGACCTCGGTCAGCGAGCTGACCATCGGCTCGCAGGCGATCGTCGGCTTATTGCGGATCCGCTTCTGGTTCTGGAGCAGCACCGGCGGCTTGGCGTTGCCGGTCTCAATCACCGCGGGGATTCGCAGCAGCACCGAGGTGTCGGCGAGGTCGTTCAGCCGCATTGAGACGGTGCGGGTGGGAACCGGCGCCGGCTTGATCTCGGCGAGGCGATCGGCCTTGCCGGCACGATTGACGTTGTGGCTTGGCGCATAGTTTGAGCTGTGGCTGGGTATATCGGCAACCGCCTGCCAGCGGTCGGCCAGACCGTGGCCGGAGGCCAATTGCACCGCGCCGAGCGTTGCAGCAATCGTGACGGCGCCTAAAAATACCTTTTGAATCTGTGACATGGCTGTCGATCCCTCGCCCCATGGCGGTCACGGGAACAACGCTGGCGGAGGATCAGGGGTTCTCGGCTGTCACGATCACTTAACCGTGTGCGAAAAAGTCGCGGCTTGCAAAATATTTCGGAAGCCGTGGAACGAGTCTGGCGCCTGGGAGTCGTCTCAGCAGCCGGCTATTCCCCCCTGCCCCATAAGCCGGCGACGTAGGGCGCGACTGTGGTGATGCCAGTCGCGCCTTACTTTTGTCTGCAAGAACCCTCCACGAGATCCGGTTTGAAGGCCGCGGAGAGCGTCCGGCGAGAGCCGGCCATGCGCGCATTTCGCTGCGCCGTCGGGACGTCGGGAATTTCCTGACGGTCTCTGGGGACTCAACCCGACTAGTCCCGGGGCCATTTGAACTCCAGCTTTACCGAGCACCGCTGCCATCCCGGGAGACTGGATATGACAATGTTCGTGCGATCGACAATCGGCAGCAGACCGCCCACCGGCCGAAGTAACGATCCGCTCACTCTGTTGCCCGGACCGGCAGGCCGCCGGCCCACGCGCAACGTTCCGGTACCCGCCGGGAAGTCGTGGCGTCGGACGGCTATCTTCCAGACAATTCTGGACCGGATTTGGGAAGCGGTCTTGGCGAGCTACGTGTCATCCCGCACATCGAAGGCACGAGAATGATCGGAATTGTCGTCGCCTGCATGATGTTCTTCAGCGTCAGCATTCTTGTGGCGCACCTGATCGACGCCATCAACAATCCGGCCGAGGATTCCTCCTAGGCGTCGCCGTTTCGTAGCCGTAGATGGCGGCACGCGAAGACGTGGGTCCCTTCCCCGAAAGAAATGTCTGCAGCGCAAAGCGTGTTTGGCCGCTCATTCCACAAACTGCCAGGTGGATCGACTGCGCAAAGCCGGTCAGAGGACTGCTTTCAACCGCGCACGCAGCTTCAGACGCTCGGCGGCCCGCGCAACAGCCGGATCGTAAATAATGAACTCGATCATGCTCAGGAGCTCGTGCTGCTCGGACCTGCACGTCGGGCCGGCAGCTTCGGCCGACGCAAGGAGGCGCTTGGTCTCCTCGAGTGCCTCCACCAGAACTTCCACATCAGACTGCAATTTTATGTTTCCAACGGTCGTGGCCGCCAAACTCATATCGCTGCACTCCTTTACATCAGCCCGGCGCAAAAACCGTGAGGTCAAGGATGCGCGACGCGCAACGCGACCGGTCCGGACAGAGAATTCTCGTGGGCGGAC
This region includes:
- the htpG gene encoding molecular chaperone HtpG, encoding MTTSDTAVHTQPFQAEVSELLHLMVHSVYSETDIFLRELVSNASDACDKLRYEAIASPALLGDGEALRIRIIPNKTAGTLAIADNGIGMERQELIDHLGTIARSGTKAFVSKLKEAKDGLGLIGQFGVGFYSAFMVAEKIVVISRRAGESDVWTWTSSGGSGFEIARAGDEEAARVTRGTEIVLHLKDDARKYLETYEIERIVSAYSDNILFPIELVPAEGEPRQINSASALWQRSKSELTAEDYKKAYQQIASAFDDPAMTLHYRAEGRYSYAVLLFAPSTKPFDLFEPNRKGRVKLYVRRVFITDDADLLPGYLRFIRGVVDSEDLPLNISREMLQNNPQLAQIRKAVATRVVSELESLAEKDPENFARIWDAFGAVLKEGIYEDFERREKLLALSRFTTTSGEKRSLKQVIADFKPNQTEIYYLVGDSIERLKSNPRLEAATARGIEVLLLSDPVDAFWTSMPSEFEGKPLKSLSQGDLNLDLIPRVDEADEAKKDEPAADEAATIAVIKAALGERVSDVKASTRLTSSASCLVADSQGPSRELERILSQQNRGMRTKPILEINLRHPLVTAITKAQAGSKAVDDLSLLLLEQAQILDGELPEDPAAFAARLNRLVLQGLGG